The following are from one region of the Alkalimarinus sediminis genome:
- a CDS encoding class I SAM-dependent methyltransferase, producing MTNPLRVRYQTVEFGSTDIHLCTLRDKQEYSDPEGVAHDLGISDAQWSLFGIIWPSSLVLAHHMFDYPTAGKRILEVGCGMALSSLLLNKQDADITATDYHPEVEFFLQRNTKLNNGNDIAFEQADWKSTNDTLKRFDIIIGSDLLYEDQHIEQLASFIGNHANPACEVIVVDPGRGRKNKLSLEMDKLGFTHDHIKPEATDYLELPFKGHILRFSRLASAA from the coding sequence ATGACAAACCCTCTGCGAGTTCGCTACCAAACGGTTGAGTTTGGTTCTACTGATATTCACCTTTGCACCCTGCGCGACAAACAAGAGTACAGTGACCCCGAAGGTGTTGCTCATGACTTAGGAATATCTGACGCTCAATGGTCGCTGTTTGGGATCATCTGGCCATCTAGCTTAGTGCTTGCTCACCATATGTTCGACTATCCAACAGCAGGAAAGCGGATATTAGAAGTGGGCTGTGGAATGGCACTATCTAGTTTGCTCTTGAATAAGCAAGATGCCGATATTACCGCTACCGACTATCACCCTGAAGTGGAGTTTTTCTTACAACGAAACACTAAACTAAATAACGGCAACGATATCGCTTTTGAACAAGCAGACTGGAAAAGCACAAACGATACTCTTAAACGTTTTGATATTATTATTGGTAGCGATTTGCTCTATGAAGATCAACATATAGAACAACTTGCCAGCTTTATCGGCAATCACGCAAACCCTGCTTGTGAGGTGATTGTGGTCGATCCTGGTCGAGGGAGAAAGAACAAGCTCAGCCTAGAGATGGATAAACTAGGGTTTACCCACGATCATATCAAACCTGAAGCAACCGATTATCTAGAGCTGCCATTTAAAGGCCATATTTTGAGATTTTCGCGCTTGGCCTCAGCCGCATAA
- a CDS encoding LruC domain-containing protein translates to MKYINSFYWSALALSMAGISHNASAAPFEECPSEAFLSQYINGATHYKAVDLSTGSVKTLQSIDGLGSNSINALAFNEADRYVYGFNMSTRELVKFDGQFKATTLAFTNPPENTFYVGDIKDNVYYFYRKNVGLFYTHLDPERSDYLTIQKVEGADQYMNIADFAFHPLDSKLYAVSGSNGDIYQIDPISGKAKVVANSGFSANRSAFGAAYFDVNGFLYFVLNSDGSVYRSDLTDPDNISGKTIYFAKASPTSSNDGARCANAPIISTNTDFGDAPDSYGTTLANNGARHLINYYNYFLGSSIDAEPDAYVYPLSDQGESISDEDGVVFKTGLVSGLDTQIEVTVGGGAAGHLSAWFDWNQDGDFNDAGEQSITDLKLLPGTHNLLVRVPADAAEGTTWSRFRLSDGQALNSDGGAVYGEVEDYQVEVTAGNTSYLYYPGKDDFVTLAYEDQWPQQGDYDFNDVVMGYNVSQVIQGDKVTRIDIKGQLVAYGAGYANGFAVHLEGVDRNLVDENLIKLSHNGVVLQTATPLESGQSEAVVIISDNLKNHFSATCGSGFYRTEAACRSNEVFTFEISIPLVSPLDFDDVPDMPLNPFIFASENRARNSFFGGVMPGRSLEVHLADQPLTDAADLALMGIEDDRSSLPLVTYRTDKNMPWAIEIGGEWKPALESIDMTQAYPGFVEFVTSGGEKNTLWFNNPIINNTYQ, encoded by the coding sequence ATGAAATATATTAATTCGTTTTACTGGTCTGCGCTGGCGTTATCAATGGCTGGGATCAGCCATAATGCTTCTGCAGCACCTTTTGAAGAGTGCCCCTCAGAAGCATTTTTGTCGCAATACATTAACGGAGCAACGCATTATAAAGCGGTGGATCTGTCGACCGGTTCGGTTAAGACGTTGCAGTCAATAGACGGTTTAGGTAGCAACAGTATTAATGCTTTAGCGTTTAACGAAGCTGACCGTTATGTCTATGGCTTTAATATGTCGACTCGAGAGCTTGTTAAGTTTGACGGTCAGTTCAAAGCAACAACGCTTGCATTCACCAACCCACCGGAAAACACTTTTTATGTGGGCGACATCAAAGATAACGTTTACTACTTTTATCGCAAGAATGTAGGCCTTTTTTATACCCACCTTGACCCAGAGCGATCAGACTATCTGACGATTCAAAAGGTTGAAGGGGCTGATCAGTATATGAATATTGCTGACTTTGCCTTTCATCCCTTAGATTCAAAGCTCTACGCGGTGAGCGGCAGCAATGGCGATATTTATCAGATCGACCCTATTAGTGGTAAGGCCAAGGTTGTCGCTAACTCAGGCTTTAGTGCCAACAGAAGTGCGTTTGGAGCGGCATACTTTGATGTAAACGGTTTCTTATATTTTGTGTTAAACAGCGATGGCAGTGTTTATAGAAGCGATTTAACTGACCCCGATAATATCTCGGGTAAGACAATCTATTTTGCCAAAGCTAGCCCAACCTCCAGTAATGACGGTGCCCGTTGTGCCAATGCACCGATTATTTCAACCAATACTGACTTTGGTGATGCGCCTGACTCTTATGGCACCACGTTAGCGAATAACGGGGCTCGACATCTCATCAATTACTATAACTACTTTTTAGGCTCTTCTATCGATGCGGAGCCAGATGCCTATGTCTACCCGCTATCTGATCAGGGTGAGAGTATTTCAGATGAAGACGGTGTAGTGTTTAAAACCGGCTTGGTGTCGGGCTTAGATACGCAAATAGAGGTGACCGTTGGTGGTGGTGCAGCAGGTCATTTAAGTGCTTGGTTCGATTGGAACCAAGATGGCGACTTTAATGATGCAGGTGAGCAATCGATAACGGATTTAAAATTACTACCTGGTACGCATAATTTGTTGGTGAGAGTGCCTGCAGATGCGGCTGAGGGTACCACCTGGTCTCGCTTTCGCTTGAGTGATGGACAGGCTCTAAATAGTGATGGTGGCGCGGTATATGGTGAAGTAGAAGATTATCAGGTTGAAGTCACAGCAGGTAACACCTCATACCTCTATTACCCGGGCAAGGATGACTTTGTCACCTTAGCCTATGAAGACCAGTGGCCTCAGCAAGGAGACTATGACTTTAACGATGTTGTAATGGGTTATAACGTTAGCCAAGTGATACAAGGCGATAAAGTCACTCGAATCGATATAAAAGGGCAATTAGTCGCTTATGGTGCGGGTTATGCAAATGGTTTTGCGGTGCATCTAGAGGGTGTTGATCGTAACTTAGTTGACGAAAATCTCATTAAACTAAGCCACAATGGCGTGGTATTGCAGACGGCTACCCCTCTTGAAAGCGGACAGTCAGAAGCGGTGGTGATTATCTCTGATAACCTGAAAAATCACTTTAGCGCGACCTGTGGTTCTGGTTTCTACCGTACTGAAGCCGCTTGTCGTTCTAATGAGGTCTTTACCTTCGAAATCAGCATTCCTTTAGTTAGTCCGCTAGATTTTGATGATGTACCCGATATGCCGCTTAACCCGTTTATCTTCGCATCTGAGAATCGAGCTCGAAATAGTTTCTTTGGTGGTGTTATGCCGGGCAGATCTCTTGAAGTTCACCTTGCTGACCAGCCTCTTACCGATGCCGCTGACTTAGCGCTCATGGGTATAGAAGACGACCGAAGCTCGTTGCCTCTAGTGACCTACCGTACCGATAAAAACATGCCTTGGGCTATCGAAATTGGCGGCGAATGGAAGCCTGCATTAGAGAGCATCGATATGACACAGGCTTACCCAGGCTTTGTTGAATTTGTTACCAGTGGCGGAGAGAAAAATACTCTTTGGTTTAACAATCCGATTATAAACAATACTTATCAATAG
- a CDS encoding DUF3817 domain-containing protein: MLKAFRMTSIMEGLSYLTILSVTVGLISREYVFQIGMTHGVLLILYILFSLMVANKANWSLKIWLPIFLASLIPFAFILVELYMQKVTANNQAIIDPA; this comes from the coding sequence ATGCTTAAAGCGTTTCGCATGACCAGTATTATGGAAGGGTTGTCTTACCTGACTATTTTGAGTGTTACCGTAGGGCTGATCAGCCGAGAGTATGTGTTTCAAATAGGTATGACACATGGTGTGTTGCTTATCCTATATATCCTTTTTTCTTTGATGGTTGCTAACAAAGCAAATTGGTCGCTCAAAATTTGGCTGCCTATCTTTCTCGCATCTCTTATACCGTTCGCCTTTATTCTGGTTGAGTTGTATATGCAAAAGGTGACGGCAAATAATCAGGCTATAATCGACCCTGCTTAA
- a CDS encoding type IV pilin protein has product MNVNKRSNQKGFTLIELVVVVVVLGILAAFALPRFADLSSDALAASNDGTGGAFKSAVSLAHTAWVAGGYNGPVDNLDIYGTGTNLMDMNSSGWPAQSWPPFETNPQLNNTADCISVWGAVLSDGSPTVATNTSQDYQVTYSSNTCTYTMVAEPRFSIFYDSNTGDVIIDSIL; this is encoded by the coding sequence ATGAATGTAAATAAAAGAAGTAACCAGAAGGGTTTTACACTTATTGAATTAGTCGTGGTTGTTGTGGTACTCGGAATACTGGCTGCATTTGCCTTACCTCGTTTTGCCGACCTAAGTAGTGATGCACTGGCAGCCTCAAATGATGGAACAGGAGGTGCTTTTAAATCAGCCGTTTCGTTGGCTCATACAGCTTGGGTAGCGGGAGGCTACAATGGCCCGGTGGACAACCTTGATATTTATGGTACTGGTACTAATTTGATGGATATGAACTCGTCAGGTTGGCCTGCACAAAGCTGGCCTCCTTTTGAGACAAATCCTCAACTCAATAATACCGCCGATTGTATCTCTGTATGGGGTGCAGTTTTATCAGATGGTTCGCCTACTGTGGCAACGAATACATCTCAAGACTACCAAGTGACTTATTCATCGAATACATGTACTTATACGATGGTGGCAGAACCACGTTTTTCGATTTTTTATGACTCCAATACCGGCGATGTTATTATTGATTCTATTTTGTAG
- a CDS encoding carboxypeptidase-like regulatory domain-containing protein: MKLLSAIILFMLSSISAAKEIIIVTDVHGSPIAEAAVTAMSYSINMKSVYTNAKGEAVLKSNIQGLKWISVEKEEYEPSHVQVSGEWPLYVQLQKQI, from the coding sequence ATGAAACTGTTATCAGCAATTATATTATTTATGCTTTCCTCAATATCTGCAGCTAAAGAAATCATCATCGTGACGGACGTCCATGGTTCACCTATTGCCGAAGCAGCGGTAACGGCGATGTCATATTCGATCAATATGAAAAGTGTTTATACTAATGCCAAAGGAGAGGCGGTTCTTAAAAGCAATATACAAGGGCTAAAATGGATAAGTGTTGAAAAAGAAGAATATGAGCCCTCTCATGTGCAGGTGAGCGGAGAGTGGCCGTTGTATGTTCAACTTCAAAAGCAAATTTAG
- a CDS encoding DUF2391 family protein, with translation MDLRFNLEDASQVAIGAFALAVPISFSEEAWNLGESLPLINLLYIFILSIVFLSFFAYESVFQGNIKYRIPVFISRIVIAYLIAALIVALILFSLNKFPLLTDPVIAFKRLIVITMPASMGAIIVDSFDKE, from the coding sequence ATGGATTTGAGATTTAACTTAGAAGATGCGAGCCAAGTCGCTATTGGCGCATTTGCCCTAGCCGTACCTATTTCATTCTCAGAAGAAGCATGGAACTTAGGAGAGAGTCTGCCGCTAATAAACCTGCTTTACATATTTATCTTGTCGATTGTCTTTTTGAGTTTTTTTGCGTACGAAAGTGTATTTCAAGGAAATATAAAATACCGAATACCTGTTTTTATAAGCAGAATAGTCATCGCGTATTTAATCGCGGCATTAATTGTGGCACTTATTCTATTTTCGTTGAATAAGTTTCCTCTTTTAACGGACCCTGTTATTGCGTTTAAACGACTCATTGTAATAACAATGCCTGCATCCATGGGGGCTATTATTGTCGACAGTTTCGATAAAGAGTAA
- a CDS encoding metal-dependent hydrolase, whose protein sequence is MPFTPIHMGPGILIKAILQSSFSLMVFGWTQIVMDIQPLIVLITGEGHLHGFTHTYFGATLLAFFSALTGKYLSELGLKILGIDKYQSISIAWRVAFLSAFIGSFSHVFLDSIMHTDVEPFYPITLTNDFLGMVSITMLHKLCMYSGGVGALIYFAVNYRAFKT, encoded by the coding sequence ATGCCCTTTACTCCAATACACATGGGACCAGGCATTTTAATTAAAGCAATCTTACAAAGTAGCTTTAGTTTAATGGTATTCGGCTGGACTCAAATTGTAATGGATATTCAGCCTTTGATTGTTCTCATTACTGGAGAAGGCCATCTTCATGGTTTTACTCATACTTATTTTGGTGCAACTCTTCTAGCATTTTTTTCAGCTCTTACCGGCAAGTATCTTTCAGAGTTAGGTCTAAAAATTCTAGGCATCGACAAATATCAATCCATTAGTATTGCTTGGAGGGTTGCCTTCTTAAGCGCATTCATCGGTAGTTTTAGTCACGTATTTCTCGACAGTATTATGCACACTGATGTAGAGCCATTTTATCCAATTACGCTAACTAACGATTTTCTGGGTATGGTTTCAATCACAATGTTACATAAACTATGCATGTACAGTGGTGGTGTGGGCGCTCTTATTTACTTTGCAGTCAATTATCGTGCGTTCAAAACTTAA
- a CDS encoding type II toxin-antitoxin system Phd/YefM family antitoxin — MDSVSVNKFRDNLKGFVEQVVVNHEPLKVTRRAGEDFVVISADDWEREQETLYVLQNSNLMKQIADSIKTHNDNEGYKPSKEEMSEITGL, encoded by the coding sequence ATGGATAGTGTAAGTGTTAATAAATTTAGAGACAACTTGAAAGGTTTTGTAGAACAGGTAGTTGTAAACCATGAGCCTTTAAAAGTCACAAGACGAGCTGGTGAAGACTTTGTTGTGATTAGTGCAGATGATTGGGAAAGAGAACAGGAAACATTATACGTTTTGCAAAACAGCAATTTGATGAAACAAATTGCTGACTCGATAAAAACACATAACGACAACGAAGGTTACAAACCAAGTAAGGAGGAGATGAGTGAGATCACTGGTCTTTGA
- a CDS encoding Txe/YoeB family addiction module toxin: MRSLVFEGNTWQEYESLREKDKKLHRVLCRQLKEMLRGNPAEGIGKPEPLQHNLTGLWSRRISQKDRLIYKFDDEYIYIFAIGGHYGQH, from the coding sequence GTGAGATCACTGGTCTTTGAGGGTAACACTTGGCAAGAGTATGAGAGTTTAAGGGAGAAGGATAAAAAGCTACATAGAGTATTATGTCGGCAGCTGAAAGAAATGCTGAGAGGGAACCCTGCTGAAGGAATCGGTAAGCCTGAACCACTACAGCATAACCTGACAGGACTTTGGTCTAGACGAATAAGCCAAAAAGACCGACTAATTTATAAATTTGACGATGAATATATCTATATCTTTGCTATCGGAGGTCACTACGGCCAACACTAA
- a CDS encoding PAAR domain-containing protein — protein sequence MSNLIAACAGDMHVCPIKGHGFPPIMPNGSSILVEGKPIAWVGDVTGCGAVITQGYPLAIADGMPVAYLGSPTSHGGSIVSGNSRVLLGVATNTAPVVDFAMAGALDDKGQLTPAAHVWYGNELLMSPELKALLKQRYIHHSDHYLIMYVKGAWPIYPFQPAKYGRRGVHPNKTK from the coding sequence ATGAGCAATCTCATTGCCGCCTGCGCAGGCGACATGCACGTTTGCCCGATCAAAGGGCACGGCTTTCCCCCCATCATGCCCAACGGCTCCAGTATCCTTGTCGAAGGCAAACCCATTGCCTGGGTGGGCGATGTCACCGGTTGCGGTGCGGTTATTACCCAGGGCTACCCGTTGGCGATAGCCGATGGTATGCCGGTGGCCTACCTTGGCAGCCCCACCAGCCATGGTGGTTCCATTGTCAGTGGTAATTCACGGGTTCTTTTGGGTGTAGCCACCAACACAGCACCGGTTGTGGATTTTGCCATGGCTGGCGCACTGGATGATAAAGGCCAGCTTACCCCTGCCGCCCATGTGTGGTATGGCAATGAACTGCTAATGTCACCAGAGTTAAAAGCACTATTGAAGCAACGGTATATCCATCACTCCGATCATTATCTGATAATGTACGTGAAAGGCGCTTGGCCGATTTACCCGTTCCAACCGGCCAAATATGGTCGGCGTGGTGTCCATCCAAACAAGACTAAGTGA
- a CDS encoding CopG family antitoxin, protein MSKIKLDQEEQELLASFEVDEFESDLTEKRKSFLSNVAEETSKKDKRINIRISSRDLTALQRRALEEGLPYQTLVSSILHKYVSGGLQDVAANKLHQRTS, encoded by the coding sequence ATGAGCAAAATTAAATTAGACCAAGAAGAGCAGGAATTATTGGCTTCGTTTGAGGTTGATGAATTTGAGTCTGATCTTACTGAAAAACGTAAGTCTTTCCTCTCTAATGTTGCAGAGGAAACTTCAAAAAAAGACAAGCGAATCAACATCAGAATATCCTCAAGAGATTTAACCGCTTTGCAGCGTAGAGCGCTTGAAGAAGGGTTGCCATATCAGACACTAGTTTCGAGCATATTGCATAAATATGTTTCTGGTGGTTTACAGGATGTCGCAGCTAACAAGTTGCACCAACGGACTTCGTAA
- a CDS encoding BrnT family toxin has translation MKQINWNAEKNQTLMKERGISFEDIVFSIQQGDLLDDLCHPNKDKYPNQRLFVVNVEGYAHLVPYVENEEEIFLKTSIPSRKATKKYL, from the coding sequence ATGAAACAAATTAATTGGAATGCTGAGAAAAATCAGACTTTGATGAAAGAAAGAGGTATCTCATTTGAAGATATTGTTTTTTCTATTCAGCAAGGGGACTTATTGGATGACCTATGTCACCCAAATAAAGATAAATACCCAAATCAAAGGCTGTTCGTCGTCAATGTTGAAGGCTATGCGCATTTAGTGCCTTACGTTGAAAACGAAGAGGAAATTTTCCTTAAAACTAGTATTCCTAGTCGCAAAGCGACAAAGAAATACTTGTGA
- a CDS encoding YgjV family protein encodes MELSTVFGLSGVIVNALWPLIKHRKHLLSGQVLACIFMFAHFWLIGAHTGAAVMAVAGIQAALAIPLESHPKFKSVYFASLLLTPLVAWLSWHGLPSILSTLALVFFCMGNLQISTKRLRILLLFCLFCWVGHNLLISSYPALASNFIALCSSIYGLSREFMPNKSRQKDAQTARASA; translated from the coding sequence GTGGAGTTATCAACCGTATTTGGTCTCTCCGGAGTGATCGTAAATGCGTTATGGCCTCTTATCAAACACCGTAAACACCTTTTAAGTGGTCAAGTTTTAGCCTGCATTTTTATGTTCGCTCACTTTTGGTTGATCGGTGCGCATACGGGGGCTGCGGTTATGGCTGTCGCTGGAATACAAGCCGCTTTAGCTATTCCCCTAGAGTCTCATCCAAAATTTAAGTCAGTCTATTTTGCCTCCCTCCTATTAACGCCTTTGGTCGCTTGGTTAAGCTGGCACGGACTGCCATCTATCTTATCAACTCTTGCGCTAGTATTTTTCTGTATGGGCAATCTCCAAATTAGCACCAAGCGCCTTCGTATTTTGCTGTTGTTTTGCCTGTTTTGTTGGGTCGGTCATAACCTACTAATTTCATCGTATCCTGCTTTAGCGTCTAATTTCATCGCATTGTGTAGCAGTATTTATGGTCTCTCGCGGGAGTTCATGCCTAACAAATCAAGGCAGAAGGACGCGCAAACAGCGCGCGCCTCTGCTTGA
- a CDS encoding GNAT family N-acetyltransferase produces MSIRTYTKNDLATIFDIYSRSKLDELKFEDREFTLLPLEEDDVRLSGLMESEIYVHQEQGKILGFGAICGNEIRALFVPPEHRGKGVGKKLLEFLLLNIQGQPCLYVASTNKPAKSLYQRYGFSVTDTFETTYNQVPVIAQKMTRTALTQNNRSVN; encoded by the coding sequence ATGAGCATCCGAACATATACAAAAAATGATCTTGCTACGATTTTTGATATCTATAGTCGCTCAAAACTGGATGAGCTCAAATTCGAAGACAGAGAATTTACGCTTCTACCACTAGAGGAAGATGACGTGAGATTAAGCGGATTAATGGAGTCAGAAATATATGTACATCAAGAACAAGGTAAAATATTAGGCTTCGGTGCTATCTGTGGAAACGAAATTCGCGCCTTGTTTGTCCCGCCTGAGCATAGGGGAAAGGGTGTAGGAAAAAAGTTGCTTGAATTTTTATTGTTAAATATCCAGGGCCAACCATGCCTATATGTCGCAAGCACAAATAAACCAGCTAAATCCTTATATCAACGGTATGGTTTCAGTGTCACAGACACTTTTGAAACTACATATAATCAAGTGCCTGTTATTGCACAAAAAATGACTCGTACGGCTCTAACTCAAAACAATCGGAGTGTAAATTAA
- a CDS encoding ParD-like family protein codes for MATSSVRLDQDLIEKATIMAKAYNRTPPKQIEHWAKIGEMMEDNPDLPYEFVKQAIIAQAEKEAGKLERYNFG; via the coding sequence ATGGCAACTAGTAGCGTAAGATTAGACCAAGATCTTATAGAAAAAGCCACCATAATGGCTAAGGCTTACAACAGAACCCCGCCTAAGCAGATTGAACATTGGGCTAAAATTGGCGAAATGATGGAAGACAACCCTGATTTACCTTATGAGTTTGTGAAGCAAGCCATTATTGCACAAGCTGAAAAGGAAGCCGGTAAATTGGAGCGTTATAACTTTGGCTAA
- a CDS encoding type II toxin-antitoxin system RelE/ParE family toxin, protein MAKVESILQTPTFKKAVKKLKPNQKKDLDAAIKELVNDPLLGEQKRGDLAFLRVYKFKMVKQLTLLGYSYDEGVLTLELMALGSHENFYRDMKRTF, encoded by the coding sequence TTGGCTAAAGTTGAGAGCATATTACAGACTCCGACTTTTAAGAAAGCTGTAAAAAAGTTGAAGCCTAACCAGAAAAAAGACCTTGATGCAGCAATAAAAGAGCTGGTTAATGATCCTCTTCTAGGAGAACAGAAACGAGGTGACCTGGCTTTTCTTAGAGTTTATAAATTCAAAATGGTTAAGCAACTAACCTTGCTCGGCTATAGCTATGATGAAGGAGTGCTAACTCTTGAATTGATGGCATTGGGCTCACACGAGAATTTCTACCGAGATATGAAGCGGACCTTTTAG
- a CDS encoding type II toxin-antitoxin system RelE/ParE family toxin → MNIQYSPEAIDDLIRLREFIAVKNPYAAKHVAEKLLSGIEKLKVFPEIGLPVQRSPQPEKIRDLFVTNYTVRYLIGDDSIFILRVWHGKEIEKDL, encoded by the coding sequence ATGAATATTCAGTATTCACCAGAGGCAATTGATGATTTAATTCGGCTCCGAGAGTTTATAGCGGTAAAAAATCCATATGCTGCGAAGCATGTAGCAGAGAAACTTCTTTCAGGTATCGAAAAGTTAAAAGTCTTCCCTGAAATTGGTTTGCCGGTTCAACGATCACCACAGCCAGAAAAAATAAGAGACCTATTTGTCACAAATTACACTGTGAGGTATCTAATAGGTGACGACTCTATTTTTATACTTCGGGTTTGGCATGGTAAAGAAATTGAAAAAGACTTGTAA
- a CDS encoding CopG family ribbon-helix-helix protein, producing MGVTSIRLNSEVEVPLENLAHKLDRSKNYIINQAVKEFVQRQSMDDSRWEDTLAALNSIKAGKTIDGNEVASWLQSWGTNEELSPPKV from the coding sequence ATGGGCGTTACAAGTATTCGTTTAAATTCTGAAGTGGAAGTACCACTTGAAAATTTGGCTCACAAGCTAGATAGATCTAAAAACTATATTATTAATCAAGCAGTTAAAGAGTTTGTGCAACGGCAATCAATGGATGATTCACGCTGGGAAGATACGCTAGCCGCTTTAAACTCAATAAAGGCTGGCAAAACTATAGATGGTAATGAAGTGGCTTCATGGCTTCAAAGCTGGGGAACCAATGAAGAATTGTCGCCTCCTAAAGTATGA
- a CDS encoding type II toxin-antitoxin system HicB family antitoxin encodes MSNSMVYEGYAARIEFSSEDECFIGHIAGIKDVVGFHGETVSELKTAFEEAVNDYLETCHAVGKTPQKPYSGKLMLRIRPEIHAAVATAAELSGQSINQWASEALNREACL; translated from the coding sequence ATGAGTAATTCAATGGTATATGAGGGTTATGCTGCTCGCATAGAGTTTAGTTCAGAAGATGAGTGCTTTATCGGGCATATTGCAGGCATAAAAGATGTAGTAGGCTTTCATGGAGAAACAGTTTCTGAGTTAAAAACTGCATTTGAAGAAGCCGTTAATGATTACCTAGAAACATGTCATGCAGTTGGTAAAACACCTCAAAAGCCTTATTCAGGTAAACTAATGCTACGCATTCGTCCTGAGATTCACGCAGCCGTTGCTACAGCAGCGGAGTTAAGTGGGCAAAGCATAAACCAATGGGCATCTGAAGCGTTGAATAGAGAAGCCTGCCTATAA
- a CDS encoding type II toxin-antitoxin system HicA family toxin, which produces MISLCDIILFMNSKQKRTLKTIYTDPVSSSLGWKDIESLFVSLDVEVIEGNGSRVRFHKNGIIASFHRPHPKKEAKPYQVRDARTFLKQLGVEP; this is translated from the coding sequence ATGATATCGTTATGTGATATCATTCTGTTTATGAATTCAAAACAAAAGCGCACTTTGAAAACTATATACACTGATCCGGTATCATCCTCTTTAGGGTGGAAAGATATTGAATCTCTTTTTGTATCTTTGGACGTTGAAGTTATAGAAGGTAATGGATCTCGGGTAAGGTTCCATAAAAATGGAATTATTGCGAGTTTCCATCGCCCACATCCGAAAAAAGAAGCAAAACCATATCAAGTCAGAGATGCACGGACCTTTCTCAAACAACTAGGAGTAGAGCCATGA
- a CDS encoding GFA family protein: MKGSCLCGEIEYEVSELDSPIQHCSCNTCRKAHAAAFNTASGVQSSNFRWLKGESLLSKFESSPGKIRYFCSKCGTHLIKEKKGSSVLVLRVATLDEDPGKIPEFRIWSSHEVPWLNYTSAIPTYDEWEPGR, from the coding sequence ATGAAAGGTAGTTGTCTCTGCGGCGAAATAGAATATGAAGTTAGTGAACTAGATTCACCGATTCAGCATTGTTCTTGTAATACGTGCAGAAAAGCACATGCTGCGGCGTTCAATACGGCATCAGGAGTTCAAAGTAGCAATTTTCGATGGTTAAAAGGAGAATCGCTGCTTTCTAAATTTGAATCGTCGCCGGGAAAAATAAGATACTTTTGTTCAAAGTGTGGAACTCACTTGATTAAAGAAAAGAAGGGAAGTTCAGTTCTAGTTTTGAGGGTGGCAACTCTTGATGAAGATCCAGGTAAAATACCGGAGTTCAGAATTTGGTCTTCACATGAAGTTCCTTGGTTAAACTACACCTCAGCAATACCTACTTACGATGAGTGGGAACCAGGGAGATGA